A window of Etheostoma spectabile isolate EspeVRDwgs_2016 chromosome 24, UIUC_Espe_1.0, whole genome shotgun sequence genomic DNA:
CATTTGTTCAAATACAGCAGACTGACAGAACCAGAGAAGTTTGAAAATTACGTAATACATCACGCAAATGTTACGTAGCTATGTTTCCCGTGTTATGGGTGATGATTACCGTTATGGAGAAGGGAAAAAGTATCAGGCcacagtgtgtatgtattgtaaaGTCGTCCCCCAAGCACCTAATTTATGTCTTGCTAAACGTTGTGGAAAAGCCCCTTTTTATATGAGGGCAGatagctttctgcttgtttaatTACCCCGTTAAAATGTTAAGTCTAGCTTGCtagcatagctagctagctaagcatTTAAAGCACAGACGAGACACCTGGAAAGTCTTctcctagctagctaacgttaacctaGATGAATactgttagctaacgttagctagctgtaGCCCCGAAACGTGTTGATGTGGTTAAAAATGGACACAGGCGATGAGACACCTATTTAAACGCGGTGGTTAAAGGTTAGGCACCAATGTTGCCCAATGTATGCCGAAAAGAAGCATAGTAAGCGGGCTCGCTTTCTGTCATTTAACATGGATTTATTTTACATGGCTTACTACAGACAACAACGTGGCTCACTGCAGTTATAAGCATATGTTATAAGCAACGTTATTAATGGTAACTTACACCAAggtattacatttaaaatatttgctcTAAACTAAGAGGACAACTTGCAGTTAATTAAGAATAAAGATACAGGTAGTTCTCATTACTGCCTGTTTTCACAAGGGGAGTTTAGTCACATGCAGTTCTGGCTCATTTTCAAAGCAGCCAAGCTAACTATTAGCTACAGTAGCTAGTTGAATTACAGACTTCACGCAAGCAGTTAGCCTCGTTTAATATCAACTAGCATAGCATATTAGTACACGTATTAATTGTACTGCCTGGCCGTGAGCATAGTAATTTATAACCTCATGTAGCTTGTTTTTAACCTCTGTAGGATGACCTTTTTTAGCAAATGGCGTGTTTGCTGAACTTTCTTGACCTGAACTCATCACAACGCAGTTTGTTCGAAGCTGCAGctaatttaatgtatttttgttgctCTAACCATCTCCTAAGTAAATGTTGATGCTCTTTGATTCAGTAATAAGAAACCAAGCACtgcagtagtttttgttgttgtttttaaccagTTACTTTTCTGCCGTGGCCACTCACTTACTGTATTGCAATGCactctggatttttgttttgtaatctTTTATTTGCATGGAACTAAAGAGTGCTAAACACTGCTTTTCTGTTATAGAGGTCTTGTATAGGTTtcttgacttttgttttttttatcccctCCCTGCTGGTTATGTTTCCACCCACAACTTCAAAAATCCAGGGAAAACTCTGATTATCCGAGCTCAGGGTTCTCTCTAGGGAACGCAGCTGTTTGGGCGACATGCAAAACAAAGATTATTTTCTCATCCTCACAGagtaacagagagagagaggtgagaaCGATACGCTAACAACATCTCTTCTCACAGCTCCAATATGTTTCGCCAGGTGATTCTCAGAGGTCAAGGACCCAGCCGGAGGGGGTGGATTCCCTGGAAGGACGTGCTGCTTGTTTGCACAGGGAGACATGTCCAAAGAAAGATTGTATTGTTGTTTTGCTCTGGTGCTCTTTGTATATAAACTGATAAATGCAGTACATCCAGGAAGATTTAGAATATCAAAAAGAGAGAGCCCACATTGGTAATGTTTCCCACATGTggctattcttttttttggctttctATGTAATGAAGGCATCActtattgttttctgttttgttcccACGTTGTGCCACCTTGACTGCTGTTAATTTTAGCGTCTATAcggcagaaaatgtgtttctcaAGGTGGCCGTTCGTCCTGAATGCTTCACACACAGtttgaacatttaaatgattaattttTCCCCGTTCACGTCTAGAATAGAATATTAGCTTTGCTTAGGGCTAGGTATTGAACCATAATACTTTGCACTGACCAAAATGTGTTCCTAGCACAGagattacgtttttttttaacagatacTCTGATTTAGAGAATcattttaaaggattttaatGTCTTGTGCAGCAACTTAAACATTTGACTAAATGGAAAAAGGGctttttgcaaaataaaatgtgttgttgttacCAAAACTTAAGATGGCCCTATAGCTGATGGTTTAGATGGAGCTTAAACAGCAGATGGTCAGTTAGTTTATTGACTGGAAAGAAATTGGCCAAAATGTGCAACGCTGCTTATCAGATCTTAGGAGGATTTGCTCCCTTTGTTGCTTATGTGATCAATATGGGCTTTGGACTGGTGGTCGGAGATGTCCCCTTGGACTCTGTCATTGGAACTgtcattgacatttttcacttttattaaTGGACTTATTGAATAAttcctttaataaaaaaagattcataGATAAGGAAAATTGTGAATCGTTAAATCAGTGCATTCCCGGTGGCGTCCAAATGGTTTCCTAATTGTCCAAATTGTTACTGTTGGTTGCGTGTATGGCTTTGGTAGTCAGTGAGTTTGAACAATGCGAGTGGCAGGTTTATCTGCAGAGGTTTACTACCTTCTGTAAGGGCTGACctctctttaaaaagaaaaactgaccCTTGTGACTACAAAGACTCTTCACAACAGTACACATCAAGTGATTACATGACCAGGGTCTGGTCATCCCCCCACAGAGGAATGCTTCACACACGTGCTGTGGGTTGCAGCGCAGTTTTAAGTTTGAAGTTTTTTCTTCAAACCTACTCAGATGAGCAGAGGGACTCGGCCCAAACTTGTTTCTTAACCTTTAAGGCAGATGTGTCATACATAACTTCACCGTGGGTGAACACTTATCACTCAGATGTCTCATTGGCTCTTACACTAAACTGAATGATAATTTGGAAAGGCTTAATCCTGCTGTCTAGAGATGGTTTAATGTTTAAATGGCCAACGGCTTGTCATTACTTGTTCATAAAGATGTGCTGAAGTCGTAGActctgttttcatttaaacGCAACGCTTCCTCTCACATCAGCCTGAGATCTTTGCTCTTTCATACGAAACTAAAGCTGGCGCGTTTCCCTATTTGTCGTTCAAACAGTGTGGAGATCGGGGAAAGCGTGCGCGGCGAGGACGTGTACATCGTGCAGAGCGGTTGTGGCGAAATCAACGACAACCTGATGGAGCTGCTCATTATGATTAACGCCTGCAAGATTGCCTCCTCGTCCCGCGTGACCGCAGTCATCCCCTGCTTCCCCTACGCCCGGCAGGACAAAAAGGACAAGgtagacacgcacacacacatttcataacTCCAAAACAAATCATTTCCCTTTTGACCAGCCTTTCAAATTGACTTCATGACCATTGAAGTCAGTGCCAGTGGTCTGAGGTCATTTAGCACCTCAGGGTGCTGCTCCAGAGACATCCTAAATATATTACTGAACACCTCACAAAGTTGTTCTAAACCGTGCTTAAGTAATCTTCCTGTAATAgaagactagggctgcacaattaatcaaattttaatcctgatcacgattttggctccccgcgatcaaatttgcgtaatcgtgggatattttaaatgcgtcattccgttcatagaagGCTCcgagttttttgcaaagccagtCTACCGCTCCGTGAACCCCTGTCTGATCGTGTGCCAGTCAGCTGTTCCCTGCAcctacatgtgttgcagctgtatgtatgcatgtgcaacatacaacttcaacatgagaggaatgtagcacaatgtggatgtgaaagcagttatgaTGTGTTCTGTgactataaaatttgtttttgttaaaatcaaccaataatcgtgataattaatcgggATCACAGTATTGATCAGAATAATCGTGATGATCATTTTGGCCATGATCGTGCAGCCCTAAGGAAGACTCTGCATATTTCTCTAAGTTGCTCTGTGAAGTCACGAGcatcaaatctttaaaaaaaaggagttgAGAGCTTCAGCTCGGTCTTTGTTGCTATCATAGCTTGCTGATTTGTTTTCAGTATTATCACCGTCTGCTGGCCCGTTATTTTCCTCATTCCGTGCCATGCCGCCTTCAAACTGTTGCTGCTTAAAGTTTCCTCTAGCttatattatattgtaactTGGCCCTCTTAATTTGCAGTGTGACCTCTCTCCTTGCTCCATGGATGGGTAACACCTTACTTAAACCTCATCTATCTTAGCGCCTAATACATTATTCATAACACTATACTTTACTCCTAGAGTAAAACATAGTTGGAGTAATATCAAATGTCTTCACTGAAGGTTTAATTGCTGACATGTGCTGTACTTAAAAACAgcaattcaattaaaattgtatgaatagtgtcaaatcataccATCTTAGGACACtttagagtaggtctagaccacactctataatttacagcaaCCCAACAATTCCCTAGAACTAAGACTAGTAATGATGGTAGCAACTTTGAAAAACGTCCTTACATCTGCATCCACAGTttgttatgaaaatgtttatatgATGTGTATAAATGCTAAATGATAGTTTGTATTTCCTCTGTAGCGCCACAGATTGAAATATTACTTAATGTTGCGGTGGTGTATTCATGGGAAAACTTGCATGTACACAATGTACAGTGAACGCGGTTTTGTTCCAGCGCCCAGATTTGGAATTGTAGCCGCGCTCTGCTCGGAACGTCTGAAATTGACACATCAGGCATCCCAGCGGATCTGAGAAACTGGTTCACACAACCTGCTTCTCTTGTGAATTATTATCATAAGATGCCTCGGTTGTTTATGTAACTACAAAAGCAAATCAGGTCCGTATGAAGCAACAAGAGAGAGCTCCACTAGTTGGCACCTCTGCCTGCAGACAAGCTTACCCACATGAGGGTGGACCGCGCGAGGGTCAAAGCCCTGCAAGCACGTTGGTGTACTCCATCCACGTGGTGCCTTGGGGGTACCGGAAAGATCTACAGGCTTCCTGCAGGACTGTTTTTATTCCCTGTTTGTTCACATGGCATTATCCAATCGTTGTttagtcaattaaaaaaatggaatttcTTATCACTGATGCTTCAGGTTCAGTTTAGTTCACCTAGTCAGCCCGACTCTCCAAACTGCTGGACCGATTACAAGCTCGGCCACCATGACCGCGTAGTCGAGTGTTTTGTCAACAAGCCCTGAAGCCTGGCGCCTGACGTGTACATGTATTTGTTGGcttgctttctttctcttttttttaaaatttttggctGTAATGGAAAGGTCATAGGTAAAGTCCTGACAAAGCATCTTCCAGTAAGACAGAGCTCTCTGAGAAAGCTCACAGCagggtgctttaaaaaaaacaaaaaaaactttaagcaGCAAGCAGAGGCTGTCCCGTAAGACTTAGATAGATAAGTCTTAGATAGATAATTGGGAGTTGAAAAAAGTagtaggaaactactagaactgttgggtccttgtaaattctggagtgtggtctagacctactctatctgtaaagtatcttgagataactcttgttatgaattgatactataaataaaattgaatggaaattgaattgaaaatcaatTTTGAAGTCCAcataaaattttattttgacCATGATTTGCATAGAAAAGGAAACCCTTCCAGTATTTTTTGAAGTTCCGATTATTTTTTTCCTACTTACTTACCTCAAGCGAATGTGTCTTGATGCTTGTCCCAGAGCCGAGCACCCATATCAGCCAAGCTGGTGGCAAACATGCTGTCCGTGGCCGGCGCCGACCACATCATCACCATGGACCTCCACGCCTCACAGATCCAGGTTAGTGCACGgcttccctgtgtgtttcaTGTCGGTTGTGTATTGAAAGCTTGTGCAACAAACTACTGCTAGGTGTTATTTTTAACAATGGCACCAAAGAACTTGGGACGTTTTCACACATGAAAGCTCGAACCAAGGTCCTGACCACATTTGATCCGGTTTCACACTGCAATTATGCAAGCGCACTATAGATCTAAATGTGACCACACTACATCCTGCTGTCATTCCATACGTGAGCTGCATCTCCCGATACTTTTAATTGAATTGGTTTGTAGCCGGGCTTCCCCGTCCTCTCGTATCCTCTCTCTATGTCTGAGTTTTTCCCAGTGACTGCTGCTCTCCCCTACTGCCACGGCTCTTTTTGGTTTGTTGAGAAGCGAGACACAGGGAACTTTCCTTCTGGAGCATTCATTCAGAGACAAACCGGAACCCACACTGTACATTTACTAACCACCTGACAAATGAACGGCTGACGTATTCTCTGCTGTGATAGCAGACCGCTGTCCGCTCTGGGCACATTCACCGTCCCTCACTCTCTCACGCAGCCTAGACACTAAGCACCACCGGGCTATTCCTTAAAGGAGCTTTCCAGCTGCCAGAGCTTCTTGTATTTGATTGGACCCGTCCAAAAAAACGCGTTCACACTATAAACGAACCGGACCACCTCTTTTTATCGGGCCATGGTTTGGTCTTTTGATCCGGACCCTGGTCCGGGGAAAGTTTCACACCTGTAATTTTGGTTCGGGTCGAATTGAAAAGTCCGAACCAAATGAGGTATGTGTGAAAATGGCAAAAGTTTGTATGAATTATTTTGTGTTATCCCACCTTCACTGGTGGCCTAAATGGAGGTTAAGAGCCATTGGAAgtgctagcttagcttagcttagcttagcgaGGCTTCAGCAGAGGCAGTGAAGACAGAGTAGTGGGTATGAATGAGTGGAAAGGAGGAGAATGTAAATTTGAATGTAAACCCCAACTACTAGCACTTAGTAATTGTTGTAATAGAATTAGTATTTCTACTACTACTCTCATTCTCAGGCTCTCCACACTGATGTTcgaaatgtctgtattttatgACGTGGCCTCGTGGTTCAGGGGCAGAGAATCCCAGGAAACGGCATAGATATTTAACAATTTTTGGGGTCTAGAGGAAGAAAGGTAGCCTCTGTTGTAATGGCCAGTACAGACGGGGACCAGGTAACGCAATAAAGAGACCGTACACATGATTTTGAAGTGCTCTTTAAATTGCTGCTGTGTTTGCTTTTAAAACAGGGGATGGTGGtctaatgttttcattttattaaaagtgGATTTGTGCCACAGGCACTGCATATTCCTGGACGGACTGTTTAACcctaaaatgtttttagaagGAACTTCACGCTGTTGTCTTTCTTTACAGGGCTTTTTCGACATCGCTGTAGACAACCTTTACGCAGAGCCCGCTGTCCTGCAGTGGATCAGAGAAAATATCCCAGAGTGGAAAAATTGTATCATAGTGTCCCCGGATGCCGGCGGAGCCAAACGGTAAGATACAGCGAGATTTCAGGGACACTATGATGTCATTCATAATAGTGGTGTTGTTATTCGGAGATGCCTGCAAAACCTTGTTACTGTGCAGACGCTTCTTTAGATCACTGCTTGGTTTCACCATTTTGAAGGCGAGCTCCAGTTTGTTGCCGCCACAAGGTCAAATCGAGAGTCAGCAAGTCCCCTTGTTGGACGAGCGGTTCCAGGCATCTAATGATCCTCTCTTCCTGTTCCCGTGTCCAGTGTGACGTCCATCGCAGACCGTCTGAACGTGGACTTTGCTCTCATCcacaaagagaggaagaaggcCAACGAAGTGGACCGCATGGTGCTGGTGGGTGACGTCAAGGACCGCGTGGCCATCATGGTGGACGACATGGCCGACACCTGTGGCACCATCTGCCACGCCGCCGACAAGTCAGTATCATTTCAACCCTTGTTTCATTTTTGTCCGTGAAGTGTGCTGGACACGGCTGAGCTTTATTATgaattagagcccgaccaatattaggcatttcctgacGGTCGGGCTCCAATCTGAATTTCAATTGGATCACAGTCTTGAGTGTTGAACACAGTGTGCAGACCTGACTCTTGGCTAGGCTGTGGCGGCTGATACGGTGCTCTTTATCAATTGAGGTGTTGCGCCTTTGGTCCATTAACCCTTTGAACTCTGCAATAGAAACGGTCCGCCAGTGCCTACATTGGTATGCTTGCCTATTGTGATTCCATTTCTTGGAGTATCTCAAAATGCTTCATATCCCTAAAAGGTTATGTAAGTCGATAAACTGtaataattaaaagtatttaaattgTCATGAATAAATGATGGAAAGAAAATCCGCCATGTGGTTTCATCCCTTCGTAGAAAGCTTTaacataaaagaagaaaagatggtTTTAGAATGGCATGTACATCAAGTAGAATAAACagcattttctcttttctttttttgcccacCGCCACCCCCCTCTTCGCAAgacaactttatttttaaaaaagcaatatatTTTTAAGACACAAAATTACATTCAggtttagatttacatttttcagtgcATTTACTGTTGTCATACTGTAACCATTCACCATGTTCTAGTGAGACCCTGGATCTATAAAAGGGTAGGGGGGGATTAAAACAGCACGTACAG
This region includes:
- the LOC116674146 gene encoding LOW QUALITY PROTEIN: ribose-phosphate pyrophosphokinase 2 (The sequence of the model RefSeq protein was modified relative to this genomic sequence to represent the inferred CDS: inserted 1 base in 1 codon), giving the protein MPNIVLFSGSSHHDLSQKVADRLGLELGKVXTKKFSNQETCVEIGESVRGEDVYIVQSGCGEINDNLMELLIMINACKIASSSRVTAVIPCFPYARQDKKDKSRAPISAKLVANMLSVAGADHIITMDLHASQIQGFFDIAVDNLYAEPAVLQWIRENIPEWKNCIIVSPDAGGAKRVTSIADRLNVDFALIHKERKKANEVDRMVLVGDVKDRVAIMVDDMADTCGTICHAADKLIDAGAVKVYAILTHGIFSGPAISRINSAPFEAVVVTNTIPQEEKMKACPKIQVIDISMILAEAIRRTHNGESVSYLFSHVPL